CTATAGTTACTGTTCTTGGCCCTGAGCTTGTCCCAGGAAGCATTTTTTTCTCCCGCTCCAAGGTGAATTTTTctagtattttttaattatcaataaaaatataaagttatcgagaggaaagagaaaatgattataatttaaaaagaatgtCTAGGATAAATGATCCTCTTTAATGAATAAGGAAACACCAATGGACAtgataaatattgaaaaacaaaattcaatgaaGTAGAGATAAATTTCTCGGCATGTCTGTTTGGAAAGCTTCCATTAAAGGCATCAGCTGCTGTGTTCAGGAAGCCTGCTTAAAGATACCAGAGTTGCAGTCTTACCCTACAACCTATGCACTTGttgaaagaaaatagattgatacTGAAAATGAGTATGTACATACAGAAAAGTTGATAATTCTTTGTTACCCGAGACTTATATATTGATCATAGAATTACTAACAGTTAATATTAACTGAGAATAGAAAAAACAGTTACTTGTGGCAACAAATAGAAAAGAGAAATATCTCTAACAGCACTGAAGGGGGACATAGATTGTTAAAATAATCTAGAGTCTTCTGCATTTTTTTATGCTTCATACAGTATTTTTTCCCTTTCCAGTCTGTTATTGCCGAGATTAGCTGCTGGCAAGAAACTTCAACTATGCTCGAGTATGTTTCTTCATtccacattttataatatagttaatattttCTTGTTGTCATATTGTTTCTGGCTTTGGGGAAGGTAGTTTTCAaagtattgttttatttatagtatagaaagttttctttttttgttgcaGGAGTGCTCGCTTCACACAACAGCTTGTTCTATTTGCACCTCAAGCTGTTTCTGTACACTCCCATGTGCAGACTCTTCTGTCTACTTTGTCATCAAGACAGGTTTCCCTCTGATGTATTTATCATTATAGGAAATAATGTGTTATTAGCTCTTCTTTTCTGCTTAggctttcttttttctttttctaaatgcAGCCAACTTTGCGGCATCTTGCTGTGTCTACTCTAAGGCATCTAATTGAGAAAGATCCAGTTGGTTTCCCATCTTTATATGTTTTCAATATAGAAAAGCTAGCATGTCAGATTGTTGTGCTAAGACCTGATTTTAATCTTTGCAGGCTTCAATTATTGTTGAACAGATTGAAGATAACCTGTTTTTTATGCTTGATGAGGAAACTGATTCCGAGTacggacatagataaacaaatttTCTTACCCTCTCCTGTTGATTAGTTCTTTGGTTAAGATGAAAATCAAACATCTTTTTTATTACTAGTTTCTTGAAATATTTTGGGTAATTACCTATGCATTTGTGTTGTAAAGATTATAAGGATCAAAATGTCATCATTCTGTCTATTGTATTTAGAGTCTtcctatttattttaacatatttttatttccttatcTTTTAGTGTTTGGTTGTTACAAGTAGAGGTGATGAGAATGTGATTGTTATCTCTTTTAAATAAGGTTGATTAGAGTGTGGTATGGTAGGTGGCCCACTTGTATCACTCAAGACTTCGTTATGAACCAATTAATGCTACCGGAATATAGGTTTTCTTAATTGCTACATTGGTATTAGAGCCATTCAAGGCTTGTCCTAGTCAAGCTTTTGGGACCATTATGTCACCCTTATCGGACTCCTATTAGATTACTCACAAATATTTAATTCCATGCTCAAGATGTTTATTCCTAGGTCTGAAGGAATGTGTTAGAGATCCCACATTAACTAGGAATAAAGCCgagttataatatatatgcgTAGAGTTAGACATAAACCCacttagaatttttttttttatagaaaaagtaAGACTTTATATTCAAGCAGCAAAGAGATGTCATAAGGAGTACAAAAGCTAGTATTtggtttctttgtttttgttttaaatgtttCAATCTTCAAAGGATATTTTTGTATTGAAGATTATTTTCTCGTAAGATTATTCGTTGGCTCTTCCTCTGGTTTtacaatttttgttgttttattttcttgaggGAGAAGGGTGGGAAGAGGGGCTGGTTTAATGAATTCCTTTTAAGAGGGAAAAGGGGGATGATGGCATTTTCCACTGTCAACCACAGTATCATTTATCTGTGATTAACAAATTGGCCATGGTGATTTATAGCAATTAGTATTTGGCTTAGACTGCTTTCATTTGTGCAGAATTGGAAACTTGGTGCGAACAACAATTATGCGATTATTCTGTGCAGCTTGTCCTTCATGTCCTTCACATTGGATATCAGTATGTCGCAAAGTGGTAAGCATATGTTTCACGATTGCAGTGTCCAGAACTGTACTGCAAATAGACACAAAAACTGATGCTTTTGAAGGAAATTGGAAATTAAtgcacatgtgatatattatttttgtttttgactGGGCCGTCTAAGGATTTATTCCTCTGtgttggggggggggggggtgaTATCTAAGTAATTGTATATAACAAGGGCAGGGATTTGTCTTGTAAAACAAGGATTGAGGAAGATCCTTATTGTGAGAAAAATGCTTGTGACCTCAAGTGATTCAACCCCATACAATTGTCTTATCTACAATGatagaatggtatatctgtaacCTGTAACATAGTGACACATGGGTGAACTGTAGATATTACTACCAAATTGCAAAGCAAGCTCAAATGACAGTAACTACTTTTGCTACTAAACTGTTAGTGAGCAAAATAGATAGAAAACAACATCATTGGTTCAGGTTTCGATGGATCATGCTGCTTTGaccactttttcaaaagttagatGTTACTAAATTGCCTCCGGTCTACCCCACATTTATAGTAGATGTGCTATAGAGGAATATTGCAAGTAAATGATGTCAATAGTCAAACTCCAACCAATAACCTTGGTTTTTGGGTCAAAAGATATTTTCTGACACTTCTCAATACTCTTCACTATGGTATGATGGGATTATTACAGGTCCTTGCAACATCAATGAGGAACACAGAAAGTAACAATGTTGGGGCAAATGATAACCAAGATGGTGATTCGGGTTTGAACCttggagatgatgaaaatatggtTGCTGGATCCAACAACATACAAAGTGACAAGTTTCAAGCATCCATTGGTGCTACTAATAGGGAGAAGTACCTCAGATATAAGACCAGACTTTTTGCTGCAGAGTATGTACTTCACAacttctaatttaaatttttagaactTGCATGTATCTGTCAATGATAAATTTACCCAATTTTATAGTATAATCACCCTCTTTGTTTACCACTATAGATAATTGAGGAAAGGATTCTCTCATTTGATGATGTTAATGTGTCTAATGCTAAAAATATCCTCATCCTTTTATGGAAAGTTAACTTTGAAATTTTGTATCGTCTTTCAttaatattgtttgttgtttgaaTAATTAATGTTGTTTCAGATGCTTAAGCCATCTACCAGATGCTGTTGGAAGAAATCCTGCACATTTTGATCTAACCTTGGCAAGGAAAGAACATGCAAGTGGGCAACCTACTACTAGTAATTGGTTGGTTCTCCACTTGCAAGAGTTAATATCACTTGCTTATCAGGTGCTGCTTAGCCATGCATGATCTACCTTTTGCActtttatttgatattcaaaATCAATCACACCCTCCCGTCTCATTTCCCTCCATAACAGATTAGCACAATTCAATTTGAGAACATGCAGCCAGTAGGCGTCAGTCTTCTTGGCACTATTGTGGACAAGGTAATATGTTCCCTGTGAAATATGATGCCTTTGCAACTTGAATGCCTTTGTTCTCTCGCGTCCTTTTCTGATAACATTTTTGTCTCTTCTATCTATTATTTTCTGTGGGAGGCTCTATTTattagctacatgtttgtgatAGAACTAAAGGAGAGGCTTTAGAACTCTAATAAGACACATACTTTCTTCTATCTAGATAGTTAGGGATAATTTAACTGTTGTTTACTTTGAAATGTGTAAAAGTTTCAACCAAGTGTTAAAGATCTTGATCACTTTTGTTAATTATATATCTGGAGAAAAGGTTAGAAGAGactaattaatgtttattttctgcttaattttatttgtgtatGACAGTCAGTGATAATTTGACTGTTGTTTACTTTGAAACTGTTGAAGAACTTGAtcacttttattaattatatatctgGAGTTCATTTCGAAGATactaattaatgtttattttctgcttAATTTGATGTTGTGTATGTACTGCTTGATGTATCCTAATCTTGTTATCTCTCTACTGGTGaggttttattaatttgttcttgtatttgaATTTGGATTAACAGTTTGAAAAATCAGCTGACCCGGAGCTTCCTGGGCATCTTCTACTGGAACAGTATCAGGTATTTAAGAAGATGTGCCAAATTTGTTTTCCCTCGCAAGATTTCCATTCTTTAGTCAACTAAGAagttcttttgtttctttaagGATCATTTAATTAATTCTCGTACTGCTTTTGTTACATAGTCCCATGTAATGTCTTGTTTTTATGGTTTTAGTTGATTATGACTTTTGTGATTTATTTGGAATAACTTAAACTGTACTAAATATAGGCCCAGCTAGTATCTGCAGTTCGTACTACCTTGGACACATCTTCTAGTCCTAGCTTATTGGAGGCAGGCTTGCACTTAGCTACTAAGGTAGCAGATCTAATCCTTCTCCTCATTTTCTTTCCTATCTTTGAAATTGACTTTACATTTTTAGAAATCCCCCAAAATCACTTATGTAAATCCAATTGGGCTTCTCTCGAACATTTCATAAACTATTATTTGGAAGTTGCAAATATATTTGCGAAGTTCCTCAAGTTTGCAATTAAATATAGCTCATTAGTATCTGAAAATTTCAGATACTAACAAGTGGAATCATCAGTGGAGATCAAGTGGTGGTCAAGCGCATATTCTCGTTAATTTCTCGCCCATTGAATGACTTTGAGGACATTTACTATCCTTCATTTGCAGAATGGGTCACAAGCAAGGCATGTGACTATACTGTTATAtgtatttgataatttttgaGATATTAATTGTCTAGACCTTTTGTCTTACTTATACtctatattttagattaaaataagaCTTCTGGCGGCTCATGCTTCTCTTAAGTGTTATATATATGCATCCATGAGGAAGCAGCAGGATGGAGTTCCAGATAAGTACCTGGCACTATTACCATTGTTCCAAAAAAGCTCAAGTATTCTGGGAAAGTACTGGATCCATACATTGAAAGATTATAGCTATATATGCTTATGCCTTAGCCCAAAGAGGAAGGTGTGCCAGAATTTGAACTTATCAAATATTAATGAGTGCATAATTTTATTGGGAGATGAAACCTGGATCAACCTGAAACTGTGAATATCTTTATGACTGCCTTCTCATTCTAGTTGCTCCTTTTTTGCAGTGGAATCTGTTCCTTGATGGACTGCAATCACCTATTGTATCTTCAAAATTGCGTCCATGCTTAGATGAATCTTGGCCTGTAATTTTGCAAGCACTTGCACTTGATGCAGTTCCTGTGGGTTCTGAAGGAAACGAAGCCTCAGTTGAAAACACCATAAAACATAGTGCCACTCAACATCCATATAGCATGGTTGAATTGAAGTGTGAAGATTTTAAGTTCGTGTGGGGCTTTTCTCTTCTTGGCCTGTTTCAGTCACAACATCCCGTCCTTTGCCAACCAATTTTACAGCATACTTTTCTCAGTGCTAAGCACTGTGGTAACTTGTCAAGTAATGATGTGAAATCCTCAGGCttgaaattatatgaaattgtACTTCCTATGTTTCAATTTCTTATGACTGAAAGATTTTTCGGAGCCGGGTTACTTACCGTGGATATTTGCAAAGAACTGTTGCAGGTGGGTGTTTTATCTTGTGTGTAAAATCATTCTCGTTCCTCCACCTAAGTGTTAGGAGAGATGGTTCTTGACAAAGAATTTCCAAATGTAATTGACATGGATATTCATAATAAATTAGTTCTTGTGAAATATTAGTTTCCTCTATTTTAGAGCTACAACATGTGATTTAGAGCCCCATGGTTTACATTGAATTTGGAGAACCTGTGACTTTTTTAAATCTTCTGACTGTCCTGGACAATTtagatactttttttttgtctttacgGGTTCAGAGTACAGtgtttgaaaaattaatgaCTAATCTTGACTATTCAATATATGTATGTCTTAATAAATGGGTTTATGTTTAATTCAATCTCACAAAGCTAACTTATAAGATGAGGGTTGCACTTAACTTACATATTATAATCTAATCTTATTCTTAATCAATGTGTGATCTCTATGGTAGTCCACTAGAGAAGATTCTTACTTGTTTGCAGTCATAATAATTTTTGTGCCTATATGGTTGAGTTTATATCATATGGAATGGGCATGAATAAAACTATTCTTACATATCCTATTCTTTTTAATGTATGCAGATTCTTCAATATTCCACTTACATGGATAATTCTTGGCACAGTCTGGCGATATCCATTTTATCACAGGTAGTCATTTGATAAACTGATTTAAGGATGGTGACCCCGCATTCTATTTTCTCTCAACACTTCATACACTCTATTCTTACGGCAGAATAGGTTCTCATTGTAGTCTAGCAAGCTTTTGCTGCTTCGTTATGTTTTTGAGACTTATAAAGTTCAAGTTTCAATTCTTCTCCACAGGTTGCACAGAATTGTCCACAAGAAATTTTCAATAGTGAAAATTTGGCTTTGAAAACTATGGAACTTTGTTTAAACTACCTTTTTAAAGTGTTTCAGAGGTATTTAATTTCTTATGACTGATGATTATGGctgtttcaattatttgatgGAAGTTTTGCATTGGATATACATATTGTGCTaaacatttcatattcttgtGTTGTCTAGTGCTGACACAACTTCAGTAACTCATCCAAATTCTGGAGTAAATGTGATACAAACACTATGTACCACAACAAAGGCAGTCATCAACCGTATGGAGGCCCAGGTGTGTTGTTTATGATACTGGATGACTGATTTCTGTTTGAGCCATTATCTTTTTTGTCAAATATCTACAGTTATGTATTCATGGAAGTTGTGCAATATTTTatcctaattttttctttagttatatTTCTTCTCTAAAATTGTGTTCGTTGATGATTTCTTCTTATAATGATTACTTAAGATGCATAAGAATCCCAAATCAGTGGTTTTGGCGTTAGTTTTAATTGGCTACAAGTGCGTAAGGGAGGCTTCAACTGAGGTGTGCTTATCAGAAGCCATTGACATGGTCCACTGTACAATTCCTTTATTAAAGAGAATCATTGATGGTAAGCCATTTTAGTTGGAAGCAGGGTCATCTGTGTTCATTCATGCCTCCATATGCATTCCTATTTTGaatgttaatattttacatgTATTTCCTCAATGTTTGCTCATGTGCAATTTCActattcttaatttaatttaatggtACAATCTTTGTATGGAAGAAATTACTCGAGTTCCTCAAGTTTCAAGATATTTGAGCTGGATCTTGGCTTCAAGCTAGCCGATTCATTCAACTTGACAACTGATGGATCTTTTacccaatttttttcttttttttttttttttttttgcagatgAGGCTGACCCTCATGATAGCTTTATCCCTCTAAGAGATATGTTTGGAACTTGTCTGAGCGTCGTCGCTGCTCTGACTAAGGATTGCATTGAGGAATTCCATTTGGTGGTTAAAAGTCTCAACCAACGCAAGCTAATACATACAAAACTTTCATTTTCTCTTGACCAAATTATATCCATTTCGAAACTAGCTCTTGAAAGTAAATATGCCGAAGATTGTGAAGCAAGGAACTCCATCTGTGTTGGTGCACTACAATATTGTATTAGATGTATCCAAACTTTACTTAGTGATTCAAATATGCAGGTAAATTATTATGTAAGAAATATCACACCTTATGACTATGGCTCTTACCCAGAAATAAATTCTAATGACAGAACTTTCTTCTTAATAGGTTCAAGCAATAGGATTGCAATTTCTGAAATCCAGGATTCAAAGAGTTAATACAGAAGATAACTCTTTTATGATGTTTATTGTTGGGGAGCTAATTACTGATATTTTCACTTTAATCAACAAACTATTTAAGGTATAGcgaatatttcatttttttttccattaatgCATCTAATATTGTCATTAGTTCAGATTAATATTCAACTTTGCAATTTATGGTGTAGCTAAAGGATTACATACTTTGATTGATAACAGAATACTATAACAAGAGAATCAGTAACCATTGCTAGTGAATGCCTGAGTCTCCTGGTACTATTACAAGCACTGTCAAAAGGTAATGACTGCCAGAGAAGTTTTATGAACCTACTTCTAGAGGCAATTGTCATGATTTTCTTGTCAACCGAAGCTGGGTTTTCTCAGGTAATATGAACTGGGAGTTTCTGTTGGTAACGTTAGCTTCTTGATTTTGTTATACATTCTTTTGATCATGCAAATAAATGACAGGAAGTCAGAGATTTAAGAAGCACAGCTGTTGTGCTTGTTTCTCGCCTTGCTCAAATTCCTTCATCAGCCGTTCATTTCAAGGATGTTTTACTATCAATGCCTCCTCTTCACCGCCAGCAACTTCAGGTACTTCTTTGCTACAGATGGACGTTTATAGCACTTCCTTTTTTTATACTAATACTAATTGAATACCTGAAAGATGCTGACGGAGATTTCTAATTTGTTTAGAAATTTCTTTAGAAATGCCAAATTTGTTTCTGTGCATAAAAATGATGAGGTCCCACTACCCTTTATAATTCGCAGGGTGTAATCCGAGCTTCTGTAGCGCATGATAAAAATCCAATAGAAGTAAAAGTACCAGTTTTGGACATAAAATCGCCGAAGCCATCAGAAGGAAGTAAAGTGAAACCTTATGTACCATCACCACCAGCCGTTGTGATGCAGACTGATGAAAATGacgaggaagaagatgaagtcaGTGAAGATGATTGGGATGCATTTCAGTCGTTTCCTGTCTCTAATAGTAAGGATGAAGAAGATGATTCAGAAACAGAGCATACCGCGGAAGGCAAAGGCCCGGTTAAAATATCATCTGAAAGTTCTATTGGAGATGTTGAGTTTCAAGAATGTTCTATTTCGAAATCCATCAATAGTGACAAGGAACTGAAAGGTGATGAATGTGTGGAGGTTGACAAAGAGGAACATCATGGAACGTGTCCCGGTACTAACAAGCCTCTTGATAATAAGAATCAGGAGACGGAGAACAAATTAGAAAACTCAGTGCTTCAAGAAGAGCAAACAGCATTACCCGGAAATGAACTAGTTTCTTGTGATCAAAAGCTTGAGGTAGAAGCAGAGATGGAGGAAAAATTGCAAGACTCAAGGTTTCAGCACGAGGGAACATCAATCACAGAAAATGAACTAGTTTCTAGTGATCACAAGTCTGAGGTAGAAGCTGAGATGGAGAAAAAATTGCAGAACTCAGTGATCGAAGAAGAGTCGACATCAATCCCAGGTAATCAACTAGGTTCTGGTGATCAAGAGCCTGAGGTAGATGCTGGGAAGGAGGAAAATTTGCAAAACTCAGGGGTTGAAGAAGAGGAGCCTTCAATCCCCGAAAATGAACTAAATTCTTGTGATCAGAAGCCTGAGGTAGAAGTTGAAGGATCAATGGAAGACGAAGTAACCTCAGATTCTGTAACACGTCAACAGGGAGTTCGTGAACCAGGTAATGGTGATGATGCTGAGAAAAACGGTGTTGATGAGAAGAGTAGTGAACCGCAGACAGAAATGTCTGGAAGTCCAATAGATAGTGTACATAGTAGTACAAAGTTAGAACCATCTGCCGAAGTCCATAAAGAATAAGTAAATTAGGGCGCTATTCGGTTTTTACTCCCTAGCATGACACTGCGGCAAAAGATCTAAATTTTTGAAGCATTGTAAAAATGTATGGTCcagtaatttttatatttttatttttgcattttcAGTCTATATTCCTAATTATTTGTGgcatatacttttttttatcattattattatttgggaTAGTCAGTTTTGTATGTgtatataagtaaaatattaaaaaataatatatctatcGTTTATAACTATCTCTAATGTGATCTTTTATGTAGGGCAATGATGCACATATTCGATAcgttaatatgtttattttcaaaataatagaatacgatacgtaatatatgaatattaaaaattttataataattcttataaacataataaataataaatatatgattgttaatatgtaaatccaaattttttaattagagatcaattattttggtaatCAATATCTAGAagctaatgttagtgatcaatttaaaaatctatttattattgaaactattttaattattaatttagaaattaataataattttttgaaactattttagttgtcaaattggtcactatatagtgattaattatttttttttactaaaattgatcattattcaaagattttattgtaatgtattacgattttagaaattatatatttcattgaTAACTATCATTAAAATATCCTAAAGTATCGGATACAATACATGTTAGACACGGATACGTGATTCAAATTGAAATATTGGTACATTTTTAGGTATTCAAGttaattttctgtttttctattataataatttaaagtcatcatataatatttataacaaattataccaatatcaaatatgtaaatttaatttgatctggtcttatttagattaaaaaaataattatctttaatttacaTGTAAATTTAagatgtgaattttaaaatatttaataagatgtgaatgtttaaaatgtttaattttatataataatttttattatgatataacttcaatataatttataataaatagtataattaattatcttttttttataaacaagtaaaattgcataaaataaaattatacatatattatttgtaaGTCAAgcataataaaagataaaggaTACATGCCACAAAATTTATGTTTCTGTTAGT
This region of Vigna unguiculata cultivar IT97K-499-35 chromosome 5, ASM411807v1, whole genome shotgun sequence genomic DNA includes:
- the LOC114185819 gene encoding protein SWEETIE isoform X4; this translates as MNPEAQVQPKGKGPLHQSKKLEGGLQKHLILVFTKVSGVKSRNVRVGLTLAWVFFLQVIRIKYLLPDSELQNFALQVMEMLRAETSVDAHALACVLYVLRVAVTDQMTEPTQRNFLVFLGKQLQSPEAGPSMKVAALRTLSYTLKTVGEVPFEFKEILDNTVVAAVSHSSKLVRIEAALALRTLAEVDPTCVGGLTSYGVTNLTALRESVSFEKGSNLQFELDSFHGQAAVLAALVSISPKLPLGYPARLPGLVFGVSKKMLTEDSRNPVAATVEKEAGWLLLSSLLASIPKEELEEDVFDILALWATLFSETPENEIKKTAELLSRIYVWSAAVHALTAFIKCFISSNSVNGGVLLQPVLVYLSSALSMISALRAKELSYVKHAVDVFVIRTLIAYQSIPDPVSFKNDHPQIIQLCTYPFRHASEYEESSCLRLLLDKRDAWLGPWIPGRDWFEDEIRAFQGGKDGLMPCVWEDEISSFPQPETISKTLVNQMLLFFGTIFASQDSSGMLSLLGIIEQCLKAGKKQHWRKASLTNICVGLLAGFKALLSFRLQTLGQDILGLAQSIFLGILAEGDICASQRRASSESLGYLARFGNDIFTARMTRSLLGELNGATDPNYAGSIAFALGCIHRSAGGIALSTLVPATVSSISSLAKSLVANLQIWSMHGLLLTIEAAGLSFVSHVQATLSLAMDILLSDENGLVDIQQGVGRLINAIVTVLGPELVPGSIFFSRSKSVIAEISCWQETSTMLESARFTQQLVLFAPQAVSVHSHVQTLLSTLSSRQPTLRHLAVSTLRHLIEKDPASIIVEQIEDNLFFMLDEETDSEIGNLVRTTIMRLFCAACPSCPSHWISVCRKVVLATSMRNTESNNVGANDNQDGDSGLNLGDDENMVAGSNNIQSDKFQASIGATNREKYLRYKTRLFAAECLSHLPDAVGRNPAHFDLTLARKEHASGQPTTSNWLVLHLQELISLAYQISTIQFENMQPVGVSLLGTIVDKFEKSADPELPGHLLLEQYQAQLVSAVRTTLDTSSSPSLLEAGLHLATKILTSGIISGDQVVVKRIFSLISRPLNDFEDIYYPSFAEWVTSKIKIRLLAAHASLKCYIYASMRKQQDGVPDKYLALLPLFQKSSSILGKYWIHTLKDYSYICLCLSPKRKWNLFLDGLQSPIVSSKLRPCLDESWPVILQALALDAVPVGSEGNEASVENTIKHSATQHPYSMVELKCEDFKFVWGFSLLGLFQSQHPVLCQPILQHTFLSAKHCGNLSSNDVKSSGLKLYEIVLPMFQFLMTERFFGAGLLTVDICKELLQILQYSTYMDNSWHSLAISILSQVAQNCPQEIFNSENLALKTMELCLNYLFKVFQSADTTSVTHPNSGVNVIQTLCTTTKAVINRMEAQMHKNPKSVVLALVLIGYKCVREASTEVCLSEAIDMVHCTIPLLKRIIDDEADPHDSFIPLRDMFGTCLSVVAALTKDCIEEFHLVVKSLNQRKLIHTKLSFSLDQIISISKLALESKYAEDCEARNSICVGALQYCIRCIQTLLSDSNMQVQAIGLQFLKSRIQRVNTEDNSFMMFIVGELITDIFTLINKLFKNTITRESVTIASECLSLLVLLQALSKGNDCQRSFMNLLLEAIVMIFLSTEAGFSQEVRDLRSTAVVLVSRLAQIPSSAVHFKDVLLSMPPLHRQQLQGVIRASVAHDKNPIEVKVPVLDIKSPKPSEGSKVKPYVPSPPAVVMQTDENDEEEDEVSEDDWDAFQSFPVSNSKDEEDDSETEHTAEGKGPVKISSESSIGDVEFQECSISKSINSDKELKGDECVEVDKEEHHGTCPGTNKPLDNKNQETENKLENSVLQEEQTALPGNELVSCDQKLEVEAEMEEKLQDSRFQHEGTSITENELVSSDHKSEVEAEMEKKLQNSVIEEESTSIPGNQLGSGDQEPEVDAGKEENLQNSGVEEEEPSIPENELNSCDQKPEVEVEGSMEDEVTSDSVTRQQGVREPGNGDDAEKNGVDEKSSEPQTEMSGSPIDSVHSSTKLEPSAEVHKE
- the LOC114185819 gene encoding protein SWEETIE isoform X1, whose translation is MAKQHTAAAPAAPLSRFGVLVAQLESIVASAVHKSPQPLLCFDLLSDLITAIDEDTKENILLWQRRCEDALNSLLVFGARRPVRHLASVAMAKVISKGDSISIYSRASSLQGFLSDGKRNEPQKIAGASQCLGELYKYFGRRITSGLLETTIIATKLMKFNEEFVRQEALYMLRNALEGSGGSAASTAYSEAFRLIMRSATGDKSFAVRIAAARCLKAFASIGGPGLGVTELDNSASYCVKALEDPVSSVRDAFAETLGSLLALGMNPEAQVQPKGKGPLHQSKKLEGGLQKHLILVFTKVSGVKSRNVRVGLTLAWVFFLQVIRIKYLLPDSELQNFALQVMEMLRAETSVDAHALACVLYVLRVAVTDQMTEPTQRNFLVFLGKQLQSPEAGPSMKVAALRTLSYTLKTVGEVPFEFKEILDNTVVAAVSHSSKLVRIEAALALRTLAEVDPTCVGGLTSYGVTNLTALRESVSFEKGSNLQFELDSFHGQAAVLAALVSISPKLPLGYPARLPGLVFGVSKKMLTEDSRNPVAATVEKEAGWLLLSSLLASIPKEELEEDVFDILALWATLFSETPENEIKKTAELLSRIYVWSAAVHALTAFIKCFISSNSVNGGVLLQPVLVYLSSALSMISALRAKELSYVKHAVDVFVIRTLIAYQSIPDPVSFKNDHPQIIQLCTYPFRHASEYEESSCLRLLLDKRDAWLGPWIPGRDWFEDEIRAFQGGKDGLMPCVWEDEISSFPQPETISKTLVNQMLLFFGTIFASQDSSGMLSLLGIIEQCLKAGKKQHWRKASLTNICVGLLAGFKALLSFRLQTLGQDILGLAQSIFLGILAEGDICASQRRASSESLGYLARFGNDIFTARMTRSLLGELNGATDPNYAGSIAFALGCIHRSAGGIALSTLVPATVSSISSLAKSLVANLQIWSMHGLLLTIEAAGLSFVSHVQATLSLAMDILLSDENGLVDIQQGVGRLINAIVTVLGPELVPGSIFFSRSKSVIAEISCWQETSTMLESARFTQQLVLFAPQAVSVHSHVQTLLSTLSSRQPTLRHLAVSTLRHLIEKDPASIIVEQIEDNLFFMLDEETDSEIGNLVRTTIMRLFCAACPSCPSHWISVCRKVVLATSMRNTESNNVGANDNQDGDSGLNLGDDENMVAGSNNIQSDKFQASIGATNREKYLRYKTRLFAAECLSHLPDAVGRNPAHFDLTLARKEHASGQPTTSNWLVLHLQELISLAYQISTIQFENMQPVGVSLLGTIVDKFEKSADPELPGHLLLEQYQAQLVSAVRTTLDTSSSPSLLEAGLHLATKILTSGIISGDQVVVKRIFSLISRPLNDFEDIYYPSFAEWVTSKIKIRLLAAHASLKCYIYASMRKQQDGVPDKYLALLPLFQKSSSILGKYWIHTLKDYSYICLCLSPKRKWNLFLDGLQSPIVSSKLRPCLDESWPVILQALALDAVPVGSEGNEASVENTIKHSATQHPYSMVELKCEDFKFVWGFSLLGLFQSQHPVLCQPILQHTFLSAKHCGNLSSNDVKSSGLKLYEIVLPMFQFLMTERFFGAGLLTVDICKELLQILQYSTYMDNSWHSLAISILSQVAQNCPQEIFNSENLALKTMELCLNYLFKVFQSADTTSVTHPNSGVNVIQTLCTTTKAVINRMEAQMHKNPKSVVLALVLIGYKCVREASTEVCLSEAIDMVHCTIPLLKRIIDDEADPHDSFIPLRDMFGTCLSVVAALTKDCIEEFHLVVKSLNQRKLIHTKLSFSLDQIISISKLALESKYAEDCEARNSICVGALQYCIRCIQTLLSDSNMQVQAIGLQFLKSRIQRVNTEDNSFMMFIVGELITDIFTLINKLFKNTITRESVTIASECLSLLVLLQALSKGNDCQRSFMNLLLEAIVMIFLSTEAGFSQEVRDLRSTAVVLVSRLAQIPSSAVHFKDVLLSMPPLHRQQLQGVIRASVAHDKNPIEVKVPVLDIKSPKPSEGSKVKPYVPSPPAVVMQTDENDEEEDEVSEDDWDAFQSFPVSNSKDEEDDSETEHTAEGKGPVKISSESSIGDVEFQECSISKSINSDKELKGDECVEVDKEEHHGTCPGTNKPLDNKNQETENKLENSVLQEEQTALPGNELVSCDQKLEVEAEMEEKLQDSRFQHEGTSITENELVSSDHKSEVEAEMEKKLQNSVIEEESTSIPGNQLGSGDQEPEVDAGKEENLQNSGVEEEEPSIPENELNSCDQKPEVEVEGSMEDEVTSDSVTRQQGVREPGNGDDAEKNGVDEKSSEPQTEMSGSPIDSVHSSTKLEPSAEVHKE